Genomic window (Heptranchias perlo isolate sHepPer1 chromosome 11, sHepPer1.hap1, whole genome shotgun sequence):
tGAGTAGTTATTCCAAACTTACTGTTATCCAGGAAGAAAGTTAGGAATGTTGGCAGTATCCTGGAGATGGGAGACTATCCGAATAGTGCAGTGGTAGATATAGTCATAGGTATCTGCAACTTATGGAGCGAATGTAGTTTCTTCTAGTGGTAGAAGTGTGTAGCTGCATGTGTCACGGTGATGATGCCCAAATAGGGAGTGTGTGACATATGTAGAATGGCAGCcatttccctcccaccccccacctgagGTAGGTGGTGCAAATACCACCAGGACCCTGCCACAATTATGTTAATGAGCTTGAACCCAGAAGATCTGCTGGATACAGCACTACAAAGCCCACCCCGAAACTCATCCAGCAGGTTTCCCACTGGATCGGGAAAATTCATCCTATGTTGCCTCCAAGTGAGATGCGCAAGAAATAATCAACTAACCTTGAAAGGAGGGAACTCAGAGACAACCTCGTGGAAGTATACAAGGTAGTAAACAGTGCAGATAAAGTAAACCCAGAATACTAAACTAACCTGTTATTGTATGACAAGGGGGCACAGGTTTAAAATAGTGAAAGGCAAATTTCAGGACTAGTGTCAGGAAGTTTTTCACACAAAAAACATGACATGGAGTTCCATGTAGAATACTGGAaggaaaaaccctggaatcattgaagaagcagctacTTGCTGTGATGGgactgtagggtctttctggatgaataAGCTGATGGGCTGAAAGATCTTGTTAGAAACCAAACATAAGTTCTTTCACACCTAGTTCATTGTTTTTTCCTCTATCACCCACCTGACCTCTCTTGACCCTTAACTCAAAAAGTTGCAGCTGACTTGGGTTTTGGATGCTCATATGTTTTTGTAGTACAGATACGTGAAATATAAATATTACTATGTTCATAAAGTagtcttatcaatttttaaatGAGACTTTTGAGAAAACAAATTACCTTATCTCAAATTCTAAATGACTCGTTCAGACAGAAAAGTATCACAAAAGCAAGCTTAGAAATCAGTGTGTGACCTGTTGAACTGTGCCGAACAAAATTAACACCGCAAGGCAACATATTCCTTTTGATACCCTTCTAGTTTCATGCAAACTGAAAATCTGGGTTGAAATTTGGATTAAAAAAATTAACCTTCAAATCTGATTTTTCTAATAAGCACCAAAagccaatttaaaaataaaatacattttctaTTCACAAACTTTGCACAAATTTTACACAGAACCTACTTTTAAGTTAATAAAATATACATAGACTCTGAAACCTTTTAAGTTAATAATTAAATACATATACTTGTTTTAGTTTCCAGAAAATCTGTACAGCAAAGCAATATGTTTCCTGTTaatctggcataaatattacTTAATTAGCTATAACCAAGAATGCATTATGGGCACTTATACCCAAAGACCAGGTCAGATCACAAACCAAATGTCAACATTGCATTCAATGCCAGTAATTTACAGTTGTACAGTATAGTCATAGCTATattgaaatgtatttttttacACAAGGTAGGATCAATGAAAACATGCTACTCTTACGAAACCCACTGCCAAATGAAGTGATTTGGTTCTTCACTTAAACTAGAACCCTCCAgtacattttttgtttttttcatGAAGTGCAGAACAAATACAATGTAAAATACATTACATCTTGGAGCTTCGAAATAAAGTGTTTCATTTCTAGATCCGGTTTTATAAAAACAAAGGAGGGTTTGAATTAAAGTCTCTCTTTGTTATACTCACACATAGTCATGTATACGATAACCACTATGTGAAGCTGATGTTTGTGAGGTTGGGTGGTTGCCCTTATAAACAGCTGGTAGTCTGCAATGGGGTGCAGTCTGTACGAATGAAGGCTGTTGTCGGTAGGGCCTGTCATTCCTCTGCTGAGGACAAGACAGACAAAGGAGGGCCCCTCCAACAAGAGTCATGCCCGTTGACACAAAGCCAATGTACAAAGCCTCTCCCATTTCATATTTGGTTCCAGGTGGAAGCATTGGGTTGTAGAAATCTTGTATTAGATCATTTGTTGACCAAGACACTGGAATGAGGCACATGATGCCAGCAATGATGTAGCAGACTCCTCCTAATATCGCAATGTGATTCTTGGATGAAGATTCTTTGAAGCACACAGTGCACTTCATACCCATGACAGAAATGCAAGTGGCTAGCGCGGAAAGCAAGCAGGAAATTACCATCATAGCACGTGCTGCCTGGAGGTCTCGGGGCAATGCCAGCTGCGAACGGTGGACTTGACACTGGTACATGCCGGTACTTTGCCAGACACATTCCATCCAAAGTCCTTTCATGAACTCCATGGCCGTGATGATATCGGCGCCCACATGTGCCGTTCTGCGCCAGTGTGGTAAAACAGTGGCGATCAATGTTCCAAATAGGCCAAGGAGGCCGAGAAAAAACCCAATGATCTGAATTCCCATGTTAGCCATTTTGGTCTAAACTTTGCCCCGTTTTCTTTCTTCTTGACAGTAGTTACAGGATACAGCAGCAACACCAGCTTTCCTGAGAATGTGCTGTTTCTGTTGTGTGTAAAACTGATGCCAACCTATTAACAATAACTGGAATAATAAAAGTTAAACATTTACCAAATGCAACCTATCAGAATTGCATACTGCTTAATAATTAGCATATTTGCTTAACTGCTTAATAATTAGCATACTTGCTTATGAATTTGTTTCTACTTATTTGAATAGCAAGGTAGCATTATATCTGAAACCATACTTAAAGTTTTGATAAAAATCTCTTAACAGTGGATGTTGAACATTGGTAAATTGGAGCTCAAAGGTTGATTGTTTTTAAACTAATATGTACTTTCTAATCCTATTAACTAAGCTCAGAAAATATCTAAGCAGAAAAAAAATTAGGAGTAGGAAATGACATAGAAACGTAGCAGAATATAACAACCAGGAAGATGGACTGTCTAAAGAGATTCTTGTAAATATTAAATAAGATGATCAAATCACAGAGAAGCAAGGGAAAAGAACTGTTAGATTTAAGGTTTTACTTTCTTATTGTACTTCTTATCTCAAACAATACCGTGTATGACTGTAACCATGGCTCCTGTAGTTCCTGATCATCCTTGGCCTCTCCGCACCTAAGACAACATTGCCCATTCTGTCCTCCTACAAGGTCTACTTCCAAAGTACTTATTTCTCCTGACTTCTTTCTGACTCAAAGTAGGCCCTACATTGCTGCCAATGGcttcttacataagaacataagaaacacgagctgaagtaggccatacggcccctcgagtctgctccgccactcaataagatcatggctgatttttgacctcaactccactttcctgtccgatccccatatcccttgattcccctatattcaatgactcagcatccatagccttatggggtagagaattccaaagattcacaatcctctgcgtgaagaaatttctcctcatctcagtcttgagtggccgaccccttaccctgacccctagttctagactctctagccaggggaaacaatttctctagtaagacttctttactcttgtacaccaaccccattgcaataaagaccaacatgccatttgatttcctaattgcctgctgtagctgcattctaactttttgcgtttcttgtacgaggacacccaagtctctctgaacaccaacatttaatagtttctcaccacttaaaaaatattctgtttttctattcttcctgccaaagtgagtaTCCTCacttttcctcacattatactccatctgccacctccttgcccactcacttaatctgtttatattcgtttgcaaactctttgggctcaattttgaaatggtggcaggatggcagcagggtcggggtggtggggggtgggtgaaggtgtgtgtggcaaacccgaataaagaaaacttacctttttcgaagcaatcgcaatgtaattgatggtgattaaagttgattCTGGGATTGACAGActtgctgccgacaggagctgcaatgccgaggggggtggggggggagagaaagagagagagagagagacgtcatccggcactggaacagagagtggagggcgctgaagatcggggggaagggagaggggaagatcagggggtgggggagagggggagatcagagatggagacatcgggggctgagagggacatcggagagagagacaacaggggctgagagggacatcgaagagggagacatcgggggagaggg
Coding sequences:
- the LOC137327006 gene encoding claudin-14-like translates to MANMGIQIIGFFLGLLGLFGTLIATVLPHWRRTAHVGADIITAMEFMKGLWMECVWQSTGMYQCQVHRSQLALPRDLQAARAMMVISCLLSALATCISVMGMKCTVCFKESSSKNHIAILGGVCYIIAGIMCLIPVSWSTNDLIQDFYNPMLPPGTKYEMGEALYIGFVSTGMTLVGGALLCLSCPQQRNDRPYRQQPSFVQTAPHCRLPAVYKGNHPTSQTSASHSGYRIHDYV